ATGGCTACTCTGTTCGTTGTATACAAGGTGAGGGACAGGTATTGGCGGCTGTTTCAACGACAAACATTGTTTCTATAACTCAAACTACTGCCTCAACCGGGGGTATTGTTAACAATAACGGAGGATCACCTGTAACAGCAACAGGTATTTGCTGGAGCACTTTTACAAACCCTACAATTGCGTTGTCTACAAAGACATCAGATGTACCTGCTGCTGGAGTATTTATTAGTTCCATTACCGGATTAAATGCAAATACCACTTATTATGTTAGAGCCTATGCAACTAACAGCGTTGGAACAGCTTATGGAAATGAACAAATATTTTCTACATCAGCCCCAGCAACCTACCCTACTCTCTCAACAACAGCAATTTCGTCCATAACTCCATATTCTGCATCCGGAGGAGGAAATATTTCAAGTGATGGAGGATCATCAGTAGTAAGCCGCGGTGTTTGCTGGAACTTATCTCCAGCACCGACAATAAACAATTTCAAGAGTACTGATGGTTCAGGCATTGGAAATTTTGCCAGCAACATTACTACCTTAAACGCTAATACAACATATTATGTACGTGCTTATGCAACAAATAGTGCTGGAACAGCTTATGGTAATGAGATTAGCTTTACAACTTTGCCTGCTACAGGAGGAACGGTTACTGACATTGATGGAAATACATACAATACTGTAATTATCGGCACCCAGACCTGGATGAGGGAAAATCTGAAAACGACCAGATACAGTGATGGGATAGCTATTTCAAATGTTACAGATAACAGTGCCTGGAGTTTGCTTACATCCGGAGCTTATTGCTGGTGGGTTAACGATCAGGCAACCTATAAAGCAACTTATGGTGCCTTATACAATTACTATGCAATTGATAATAAAAACCTTTGTCCGATAGGATGGCATGTTCCAACACATTCTGAGTGGACAACATTAACATCTTATCTGGGGGGGGAAAGTATTGCTGGCAGCAAACTAAAGGAAACAGGAAATACCCACTGGATGAGCTATAATACCGATGCAACAAATGAATCAGGCTTTACAGCAATTCCGGGCGGCTATAGGGTAACTGATGGAAATTTCATGAATCTTGGAGCTATTGGATACTGGTGGTCTTCAACAGACTTTTCTGGCTCCAGCTCATGGGGAAGATTAATCCTTCATATTAATACCATGGTAAGCAGTAATTACTTCAATAAGGTAAGTGGATTTTCGGTTCGTTGCCTACAGGGTGAAACCGTTGTTCTTCCAGGCATTATGACAACAAATCCAACTGTATATAACACTTCAGTGAGTACAGGCGGTAATCTTCTTACAACCGGGGGAGGAGTAATTACCGACATGGGTGTATGCTGGAGTACAAGTCCAAATGTAACAATCAGTTCAGGTTCAAAATCTTCAGCAGGGACAACTGCTTTGGGATTCTTTACAATTCCAATTCCATCACTTACACCATTAACTACATACTACATTAAAGCATATGCAACAAATTCAGCTGGTACGGGTTATGGAGTAGAGTTCAGTTTTACTACAGGCGATGGTTTACCTTCAGTTTCAACAACTTCAATTTCAGGTATATCCAACACTTCTGCATCATCGGGGGGAACAATAACAACACTTGGTAACGTCTCAGCCAACACTAGAGGTGTTTGCTGGAGCACCACTACAAACCCAACAATTGCTAATTCAAAAACAACTGATGGTTCGGGTGCAGGAATATTTACCAGCAGCATTACCGGACTAAGTGCAAACACAACTTATTATGTAAGAGCTTATGCAACTAATATTGTTGGAACTGCATATGGAAATGAAATAAGTTTTACTACGCTCTCTCAAAGCAGCGGTACAGTAACTGATATTGATGGCAATGTTTACAATACAGTTATAATCGGCACACAAATCTGGATGAAAGAAAACCTTAAGACAACTAAATACAGGGATGGAAGCTCTGTTCAAAATGTTACAGATAACACTGCATGGAGTTTACTTACATCCGGAGCTTATTGTTGGTTGCTTAACGATCAGGCAACTTATAAAGCTTCTTATGGTGCAATATATAATTATTATGCATTCGAGAATAGAAATCTTTGTCCGACTGGTTGGCATGTTCCTACTGAATCTGAGTGGACAACTTTAACCTCCTATCTGGGAGGAGAAAATATAGCTGGAGGCAAATTAAAAGAAGCAGGCACTGATCATTGGCAAACACCAAATACAGGAGCAACCAACGAGACTGCCTTCACAGCTCTTCCTGGTGGATACAGGGCCCCCGATCTTGGACTTTTCTATAGTCTTGGGAGTTACGGCTACTGGGCAAGTTCAACAGAGAAATCACTTTCTTTAATGTGGGGATATTATTTGAACTACAATAATTCATTTCTATTCAGCCTCAACCTCGATAAACGTGGAGGTTATTCTGTCAGATGTCTGCAGGGCGAACCTGCTCCTCTTGCAGTTGGTGATAACTATAAGGGCGGAAAAATAGCTTACATTTTTCAGCCAGGTGATAATGGTTATGTTGTCGGCCAGGTACATGGTCTTATTGCTGCTCCAGGCGATCAGAGTACTGGAGCCGAATGGGGATGTAATGGAACTAACCTAACTGGAGCTGATAGTACAGGATTGGGAAAAGGGAATCAGAATACAATTGACATTGTTACTGGTTGTGCAACCGCTGGTACAGCAGCAAAAATTTGCAGCGATCTGGTTTTAAGTGGCTACAGTGACTGGTATCTGCCAAGCAGAGACGAATTGAACAAGTTATACTTGAACCAGTCTGCCATTGGGGGCTTTAGCACTTCTGTTTACTGGAGCTCCAGTGAATACAATGAATTCGCGGCTTCAACTGTGGCATTTGGACCAGGAGGGATAAGTAACGTCTTCAAATATGAAACCCACTACGTTCGTGCTGTCCGCTCTTTTTAGTTATTATTGTATTCTCTTGAAATTCAAATTAAAAATGCAAGATTTGAACCGATTATTAAATAATGCCTGAAAGCTCCAAACATATTACACTCAAACTTCTGATTATTATACTGTTACTCATTCTCTCATGCGGCAAAGAGAATGAGGAAGTTTTTAATGGTATATTTTCAAAAAATGGTTCTCTGGCAACAATTCTTACTACCCCTGCCACTTCTGTTACCGACACATCCGCAGAAGCCGGAGGAAACCTGACAGATAACGGAAGCACCTACATAATTGTACGGGGTATATGCTGGAGTACAGACCAAAATCCTGATACTTCTGACTTTAAAATTGAAACCGGTAAAGAACCCGGCGAGTTTACTTGCAGTATTACCGGACTTTCAAAGGGTACAGTCTATTACATGCGTGCCTATGTTTCAAATAATATTGGTACAGCTTATGGAAACCAGGAAACTTTTACTACCCTGAATATTCCTACAATTACCACTGCTTCTATTTCAAATATTACTGATACCACTGCCATCTCAGGTGGAAACATCACAGCCGACGGAGGGGTTAATATAACAGCCAGAGGAGTCTGCTGGAGTACAAAGCAGAATCCAACAATTGCAGACACTATCTCAAAGGATGGTTCCGGTAAAGGAATTTTCACAAGTTCATTGAAAAGACTGGTCCCAAATACTACCTATTTTGTTAGAGCTTATGCTACTAACATTGTTGGTACAGCTTATGGAAATGAACTTGTTTTTGCAACTACTTCAGCAACTACCGGACTACCTGTAATCAGCACAACAGAAATAACGGATGTTACACAAACTACTGCAATAAGCGGCGGAAATATTACCAGTGCAGGAGTCTCAAATGTCACCGCAAGAGGTGTTTGTTGGGGTATTTCTCCAAGTCCTACAATTTCCAACAGCATAGCATCAGGGGGTCTTGGCAATGGATCATTCTCAAGTGCAATTACTGGATTAAATCCTGGTACATTATATTATGTCAGGGCGTATGCAACGAACACTGCTGGTACTGCCTATGGAAATGAATTAAGTTTTACTACACTGTCGCCCGGTGGCGCAACAGTTACTGATATAGATGGTAATGTATATAACACAATTACTATTGGAACACAGATCTGGATGAAGGAAAACCTGAAGACTACCAGATACAGGGATGGAAGTGCTATTCCAAATATTACTGATAACACTGCCTGGGGGAATCTTACTTCAGGAGCATACTGTTGGTATAACAACGATCAGGCAGCTTATAAAGCTACCTATGGTGCGTTGTATAATTTTTATACAACAACAGATAGCCGGAATCTTTGTCCAACTGGCTGGCATGTTCCAACCCATGCTGAATGGACAACCCTTACTACCTATTTAGGAGGGGAAAATGTTGCAGGAGGAAAGATGAAGAGTGTTTCAGGTTGGACCATCCCGAACACAGGAGCCTCAAATGTATCGGAGTTCACAGCTCTGCCGGGTGGATACCGTTATTACATTGGTGGTTCTTTCAACAACCTTGGAGGCACAGGTGACTGGTGGACCTCTACAGTGAGCACAACTGCTGAGGCTTTTAGCAGGCGCTTGAATTATTCGGAAATGGGCGTAAGTTGGGGAGTCCCCGATTTTAGAAATGGATACTCTGTTCGTTGCCTTCAGGGGGAAATGCAATATTTACCCACTGTTTCAACAACTTCTGTTTCAGCTGTAACTCAAACTACAGCTACAGCCGGCGGTAACATAACGAACAATGGAGGAGCTGCTATCACTACACGAGGAGTTTGCTGGAGCTCATTGCCTGCTCCCACAATAGCACTAACAACAAAAACATCAGATGGCAGCGGATCTGGTTCTTTTACAAGTTCAATCACAGGATTATCACCCGGAACAATATATTATGTGAGAGCTTATGCAACAAATAGTGTCGGGACAGCTTATGGAAATGAATTAAGCTTTACTACTGGTTCTGGTGCTCCAACAGGTCCATCTTTAACGACAACACAAATAACTTCAATAACGCAAACTACCGCGTCATCTGGTGGCAGTATTACCACTGACGGAGGAGCCAACATTACTGCAAAAGGTGTCTGCTGGAGTACTTCCCAAAATCCAACAATTGCATTGACAACAAAAACCATTGACGGAACAGGCACCGGAACATTCTCAAGTTCAATTACAGGATTAACAGCAAATACAAAATACTATGTAAGGGCTTATGCAACAAACAGCATAAGTACTTCTTATGGCAATGAGATTAGTTTTACCACGTCTCTTGTAAGTACTGGAACTGTGACTGATATAGATGGTAATAAATACGATACTGTATATATAGGTACGCAGACCTGGCTGAAGCAAAATCTGAAAACTACTAGGTACCGTGACGGTACAGCAATCCCCAATATGACAACTAATCCGGGATGGTCATCCAATGGAGCGTCTTTTACCGGGGCTTATTGCTGGCATAACAATGATATAAATAATAAAAATGAATATGGAGCCCTTTACAATTATTATACAGTTGTAGATGGACATAAACTCTGCCCTTTTGGATGGCATGTCCCCAAAGTAGAAGAATGGACTACTCTGATAAATAATCTTGGAGGAACAGCAAATGCCGGAGGTGCATTAAAGGAAGCCGGATTTACTCATTGGTTAAATCCCAATCTGTTCGCGACAAACAGCAGCAGTTTTACTGCACTGCCGGGAGATCAGCGTTTCAATGATGGCACAATGATGTCTTTAGGTTCAAATGGTAACTGGTGGAGTTCTTCCCCCTCCGTTTTTCAGACAGACAGCGCTTACAGATATAATCTTAATTATAATTCCAGTTATATCATCAGTAATCCGTCAGCCAAATCATATGGCTATTCAGTACGGTGTATCCAGGGAGAAGGTATCGTTCTGCCGGTTATTAGTCCTGAACCTACAATGTATGGATCATCAACCACAGGTATAAGTGGTGGTAATATCACATCAGACGGTGGTTCTCCTGTTACAGTGAGAGGACTTTGTTACAGTACCGGTATCAATCCAACAACCGCACTCGCAACTAAAACAATTAATGGATCAGGAACAGGTGCATATACAACAACTATAACGGGATTAAATCCAAATACGACCTATTATGTGAGAGCATATGCAACAAATAGTGTTGGCACAGCCTACGCTACTCAGGTTAGTTTTACAACACCATCTTCAACAGTTCCGGTAATAACAACAACCTCTATTTCAGCTGTAACCTCTTCATCAGCTTCCTCAGGAGGAACAATTTCCTCAAATGGAGGATCAGCAATAACCGAATCCGGAGTTATATGGAGTCTTTCACCTAATCCCACCATAGCTTTGACTACAAGGACAACAACAAGCTCAACAACTTCTTTCACAAGTAGTCTTACAGGATTAACTCCAAGCACAACTTATTATGTGCGGGCTTATGCCACTAATAATACGGGTACAGGTTATGGAAATGAAGTTACTTTTACAACATTGACTGCAACCGGAGGAACTGTAACTGACATTGATGGAAATGTATATAATACAGTCATAATTGGTACTCAAACTTGGATGGCTGAAAACTTGAAAACCACCAAGTACAGAGATGGAAGTTCAATAACAAATATTACCGATAATATAGCATGGGGTTTGCTGACTTCAGGAGCATACTGCTGGTACAACAATGATCAGGCAACCTATAAAGCCTCATTTGGTGCTCTATATAATTTTTACACGACTGTGGATAACCGTAATCTTTGTCCAACAGGATGGCATGTTCCTACTGATGCTGAGTGGACTACACTAGCTACCTTCCTGGGAGGAGAAAGTATTGCAGGAGGAAAACTTAAAGAAGCCGGAACAATTCATTGGATGAGCCCTAACACTGGAGCAACAAACGAAACAGGATTTAATGGTCTTCCATGGAGTTACCGTGAAAAAATTGGAGCATTCCAAATTATCGGATACGGTGCGTACTGGTGGAGTTCCACACAAAGTACAAGTAATACGGGATGGGGAAGAAATTTAACCAGCACTAGCACTTATATAAACAGAAGCAGTTATTATCCTGAAAATGGATTTTACATTCGATGCCTGCAAGGAGAGGGCCAGGTATTGCCTGCGGTTACAACTAATACAACCACAGTAACCAATACTTCAATAAGTACTGGCGGAAATGTCACCTCCGATGGTGGTTCATCAGTTACAGAGAGGGGCATCTGTTGGAGTACAACTTTGAATCCAACTATTGAATTAAGCTCAAAAATTTCGAGTGGTACAGGGACAGGTAATTTCTATGTTGGAATACCTCTGTTAACCCCATTGACAACTTTTTATTTCCGCGCTTATGCAACAAATTCTGTTGGAACTGCATATGGAGCCAATGAAACTGTTACGACTGGGACAGGAATACCTCCGGTTACAACAACTGCGATAACAGGGATTACAACCAACTCAGCAATTTCTGGTGGAGATGTAGGATCGTCAGGTGGAGAAACAGCAACAACAAGGGGTGTTTGCTGGAGCACTTCAGTGAATCCAACTGTTACAGATTCAAAGACAATTGATGGGTCAGGTAATGGCTCTTTTGTCAGTAATATAACAGGTCTTTCACCAGGAACAACTTATCATGTTAGGGCTTATGCAACAAACAATAATGGTATAGGCTATGGATCTGATGTCTCATTTACTACTAACACAGATCTTCCAACAGTTACCACAACAGCTGTAACTTCAATAATATATATGGGAGCTACTTCAGGCGGTAATGTAACTTGGGATGGCGGATCAACATTATATTCTCGGGGTGTATGCTGGAATACAACTGGCAATCCAACCATCGCTGACTCTAAAACCGTTGATGGAACCGGAACAGGGACATACACCAGCACAATAACTGGATTAATTCCCAGCACTACTTATCATGTTCGTGCCTATGCAACTAATTCAGCTGGAACATCATACGGTGCAGATCTATCATTCACAACAACAGATGGATTACCAACTGCCACAACCTCTCCAATATCTGGAATAACAACAATTTCTGCTGTGTCGGGTGGAGATGTTACTTGTCCCTTTGGTCCATCAATCACCGCACGGGGAATCTGCTGGGGTACCACAACAAATCCTGCAATAACTGGTAATAAAACCACAGATGGTTCCGGGTCGGGAGGATTTACCAGTTCATTAACAGGACTTACGGCCAACACAACTTATTATGTCAGAGCCTATGCAACGAATATTCTGGGTACAACATATGGTAATGAAATCACCTTTACGACTAACGGGACAGTTACCGATATTGAAGGTAATATTTATAATACAATTTCCATTGGAACACAAATATGGATTAAAGAAAACTTAAAAACAACAAAATACAACGATGGAACCAAAATTTCTAAAGTTACTGATAATACTGCCTGGGCTGCATTAACGACACCTTCTTTTTGCTGGTATTCTAATGATTCGGTTACTTATAAAGCAACTTATGGTGCATTGTACAACTGGTATGCAATTGACGTAACAATCAATGGGGGTAGAAATGTTTGTCCCGTCGGTTGGCATGTACCGACAGATGCTCAATGGACTACTTTATCAACTTACTTAGGAGGGGAGAGTATAGCAGGAGGTAAACTTAAGGAAACTGGAACTACTCATTGGGCTACTCCAAATAATGGAGCAACAAATGAAACCGGATTTACAGCTCTTCCCGGCGGTGCTAGGTATGGAAATGGATTATTTGGAGGCACTGGGACATATGGTGATTGGTGGAGTTCAAAGGAGTTTTCTGTTATCAATTCTTATTTTATTAATATGTACAATGATCTTATTGGATTATATGCAGGCAACGACGATAAGCGAAATGGTTTTTCCGTTCGTTGCCTAAAAGATTGAAACTTATTTATGAACTTCTCTCTGTTATGATTTCTAAATTTTTTATCCTATTTTTGAATTTCAAATGCTGTTACCGTGAAAAAAATCTACTGTCTTCTCATCTGTTTAGCATTTAATATCAGCCTGTTCTCACAATCAATTGAACAGATTAAATCTGATACCATAACCTATATCTGGGGCGAAGGAAGCGGAACTACTCTTAAGAAAGCTGAACAGATGGCTTCATCTATGATTCTTGAGCAGATCGCTTCAATGTATAAAAGTAAGTTTCTTCTGCTGAAAAGCGAGTTTAATCTGGCAGACATTGATAATAACTTTACGGAAGTATTTAACTCAATAATGCGTACTTACTCCGGACCATTGCTCAAAAATAGTGAGAAGATAGTAGTTAGCAATGAGCCTGATGCCA
This genomic stretch from Bacteroidales bacterium harbors:
- a CDS encoding DUF1566 domain-containing protein is translated as MQKKEIHIKLILLILSMFLLLSCDSKNEEVFNGIFSKNGSLATILTTPATSVTDTSAEAGGNLTDNGSTYIIARGICWGTDQNPDTSDFTIETGKEPGEFVCSITGLSKGTLYYMRAYVSNNIGTAYGNQETFTTLNIPTITTASISNITDTTAISGGNITADGGVNITARGVCWSTKQNPTIADTISKDGSGKGIFTSSLKKLVPNTTYYVKAWATNSIGTAYGNELAFTTTSPAPVLPSITTTTISAITQSSAVSGGNITSNGGATVTSSGICWGTSPSPTIALTSKTTDGLATGAFAGSLTGLTANTTYYIRSYATNSVGTAYGNEISFTTLPATGGTVTDIDGNVYNTVTIGTQIWMKENLKTTRYRDGSIIPYEPDKTLWYALSSGAYCWYNNDQATYKETYGGLYNFYATVDNRNLCPNGWHVPTNAEWTALTDFLGGTSVSGGKLKEAGTSHWLNPNTGATNETGFAALPGGYRYNPENYTFIGSTGFWWSSTESSLSNSWLRFLSSDNPYVSESSWDKRYGYSVRCIQGEGQVLAAVSTTNIVSITQTTASTGGIVNNNGGSPVTATGICWSTFTNPTIALSTKTSDVPAAGVFISSITGLNANTTYYVRAYATNSVGTAYGNEQIFSTSAPATYPTLSTTAISSITPYSASGGGNISSDGGSSVVSRGVCWNLSPAPTINNFKSTDGSGIGNFASNITTLNANTTYYVRAYATNSAGTAYGNEISFTTLPATGGTVTDIDGNTYNTVIIGTQTWMRENLKTTRYSDGIAISNVTDNSAWSLLTSGAYCWWVNDQATYKATYGALYNYYAIDNKNLCPIGWHVPTHSEWTTLTSYLGGESIAGSKLKETGNTHWMSYNTDATNESGFTAIPGGYRVTDGNFMNLGAIGYWWSSTDFSGSSSWGRLILHINTMVSSNYFNKVSGFSVRCLQGETVVLPGIMTTNPTVYNTSVSTGGNLLTTGGGVITDMGVCWSTSPNVTISSGSKSSAGTTALGFFTIPIPSLTPLTTYYIKAYATNSAGTGYGVEFSFTTGDGLPSVSTTSISGISNTSASSGGTITTLGNVSANTRGVCWSTTTNPTIANSKTTDGSGAGIFTSSITGLSANTTYYVRAYATNIVGTAYGNEISFTTLSQSSGTVTDIDGNVYNTVIIGTQIWMKENLKTTKYRDGSSVQNVTDNTAWSLLTSGAYCWLLNDQATYKASYGAIYNYYAFENRNLCPTGWHVPTESEWTTLTSYLGGENIAGGKLKEAGTDHWQTPNTGATNETAFTALPGGYRAPDLGLFYSLGSYGYWASSTEKSLSLMWGYYLNYNNSFLFSLNLDKRGGYSVRCLQGEPAPLAVGDNYKGGKIAYIFQPGDNGYVVGQVHGLIAAPGDQSTGAEWGCNGTNLTGADSTGLGKGNQNTIDIVTGCATAGTAAKICSDLVLSGYSDWYLPSRDELNKLYLNQSAIGGFSTSVYWSSSEYNEFAASTVAFGPGGISNVFKYETHYVRAVRSF
- a CDS encoding fibrobacter succinogenes major paralogous domain-containing protein: MPESSKHITLKLLIIILLLILSCGKENEEVFNGIFSKNGSLATILTTPATSVTDTSAEAGGNLTDNGSTYIIVRGICWSTDQNPDTSDFKIETGKEPGEFTCSITGLSKGTVYYMRAYVSNNIGTAYGNQETFTTLNIPTITTASISNITDTTAISGGNITADGGVNITARGVCWSTKQNPTIADTISKDGSGKGIFTSSLKRLVPNTTYFVRAYATNIVGTAYGNELVFATTSATTGLPVISTTEITDVTQTTAISGGNITSAGVSNVTARGVCWGISPSPTISNSIASGGLGNGSFSSAITGLNPGTLYYVRAYATNTAGTAYGNELSFTTLSPGGATVTDIDGNVYNTITIGTQIWMKENLKTTRYRDGSAIPNITDNTAWGNLTSGAYCWYNNDQAAYKATYGALYNFYTTTDSRNLCPTGWHVPTHAEWTTLTTYLGGENVAGGKMKSVSGWTIPNTGASNVSEFTALPGGYRYYIGGSFNNLGGTGDWWTSTVSTTAEAFSRRLNYSEMGVSWGVPDFRNGYSVRCLQGEMQYLPTVSTTSVSAVTQTTATAGGNITNNGGAAITTRGVCWSSLPAPTIALTTKTSDGSGSGSFTSSITGLSPGTIYYVRAYATNSVGTAYGNELSFTTGSGAPTGPSLTTTQITSITQTTASSGGSITTDGGANITAKGVCWSTSQNPTIALTTKTIDGTGTGTFSSSITGLTANTKYYVRAYATNSISTSYGNEISFTTSLVSTGTVTDIDGNKYDTVYIGTQTWLKQNLKTTRYRDGTAIPNMTTNPGWSSNGASFTGAYCWHNNDINNKNEYGALYNYYTVVDGHKLCPFGWHVPKVEEWTTLINNLGGTANAGGALKEAGFTHWLNPNLFATNSSSFTALPGDQRFNDGTMMSLGSNGNWWSSSPSVFQTDSAYRYNLNYNSSYIISNPSAKSYGYSVRCIQGEGIVLPVISPEPTMYGSSTTGISGGNITSDGGSPVTVRGLCYSTGINPTTALATKTINGSGTGAYTTTITGLNPNTTYYVRAYATNSVGTAYATQVSFTTPSSTVPVITTTSISAVTSSSASSGGTISSNGGSAITESGVIWSLSPNPTIALTTRTTTSSTTSFTSSLTGLTPSTTYYVRAYATNNTGTGYGNEVTFTTLTATGGTVTDIDGNVYNTVIIGTQTWMAENLKTTKYRDGSSITNITDNIAWGLLTSGAYCWYNNDQATYKASFGALYNFYTTVDNRNLCPTGWHVPTDAEWTTLATFLGGESIAGGKLKEAGTIHWMSPNTGATNETGFNGLPWSYREKIGAFQIIGYGAYWWSSTQSTSNTGWGRNLTSTSTYINRSSYYPENGFYIRCLQGEGQVLPAVTTNTTTVTNTSISTGGNVTSDGGSSVTERGICWSTTLNPTIELSSKISSGTGTGNFYVGIPLLTPLTTFYFRAYATNSVGTAYGANETVTTGTGIPPVTTTAITGITTNSAISGGDVGSSGGETATTRGVCWSTSVNPTVTDSKTIDGSGNGSFVSNITGLSPGTTYHVRAYATNNNGIGYGSDVSFTTNTDLPTVTTTAVTSIIYMGATSGGNVTWDGGSTLYSRGVCWNTTGNPTIADSKTVDGTGTGTYTSTITGLIPSTTYHVRAYATNSAGTSYGADLSFTTTDGLPTATTSPISGITTISAVSGGDVTCPFGPSITARGICWGTTTNPAITGNKTTDGSGSGGFTSSLTGLTANTTYYVRAYATNILGTTYGNEITFTTNGTVTDIEGNIYNTISIGTQIWIKENLKTTKYNDGTKISKVTDNTAWAALTTPSFCWYSNDSVTYKATYGALYNWYAIDVTINGGRNVCPVGWHVPTDAQWTTLSTYLGGESIAGGKLKETGTTHWATPNNGATNETGFTALPGGARYGNGLFGGTGTYGDWWSSKEFSVINSYFINMYNDLIGLYAGNDDKRNGFSVRCLKD